From Mucilaginibacter rubeus, a single genomic window includes:
- a CDS encoding tetratricopeptide repeat protein translates to MKRIGTFILFILLSLTVYANDINDVAATDTNEVISINANAYKNRLTNPEQTVQDANKALKLSTKLNYINGIAEAYRVIGIGKYYLDQPEKAIENYLNSLSYFTRNNNLKGEASVYNNIGILFRDHDYERSLDYLNKGLEIAQKINDAKLLGSLYLNIGNVYTRKNNLYMALKFYDKSFPIFQKRKDSINMIQCLQNRGVIYFKLKDYDKALSLLLEANTGAKAGDLNESVASVDLTLAALYMAKGDFKNAEKMVQEGTAYTQLVKDPKLDYDYKYTTYELEYNKKNYARAVNLLREIYTQDSTTYKTNVSAQMNLVEAKRRQEEQLKENERIAERQAYDRSKFWAVTVVAGLLLVVIGLLISNVKRKAKTNAQLTLLNGEVSRQKDNLDRINHHLEEIIDERTKDLQLKNKKLSEHSSYLSHQIRGPIATLRGLINLEKEGLVDQAECLDMMDKCVSEIDEKIIEMSDMLHNPPRV, encoded by the coding sequence ATGAAAAGAATCGGTACATTTATATTATTCATTTTATTATCATTAACGGTATACGCGAATGATATTAATGATGTTGCCGCTACCGATACTAATGAGGTTATATCCATAAATGCAAATGCATATAAAAACAGGTTAACTAACCCCGAGCAAACCGTTCAGGATGCTAATAAGGCACTCAAATTATCAACCAAACTCAATTACATTAACGGTATTGCCGAAGCTTATCGTGTTATTGGTATAGGTAAATACTATTTAGATCAGCCCGAAAAAGCTATAGAAAACTACCTTAATTCGCTTTCATATTTTACCCGTAATAATAACCTGAAGGGTGAGGCGAGCGTTTATAATAACATTGGTATCCTATTCAGGGACCATGATTATGAACGCTCTCTTGATTATCTTAATAAAGGGTTGGAGATAGCTCAAAAAATAAATGATGCTAAGCTGCTTGGTTCATTGTACCTGAACATAGGTAACGTTTACACGCGTAAAAATAACCTGTATATGGCGCTTAAGTTTTATGATAAAAGCTTCCCCATATTTCAAAAACGCAAGGACAGTATTAACATGATCCAGTGTTTGCAAAACAGGGGTGTTATTTATTTTAAGCTTAAAGATTATGATAAGGCGCTAAGTTTATTGCTTGAGGCCAACACTGGGGCAAAAGCTGGCGATTTAAATGAATCCGTAGCCAGCGTTGACCTTACGCTTGCAGCGCTTTATATGGCCAAAGGTGATTTTAAAAACGCGGAGAAGATGGTGCAGGAGGGCACTGCCTATACCCAATTGGTAAAAGATCCAAAACTTGATTACGATTATAAATATACTACGTACGAACTGGAGTATAATAAAAAGAATTACGCCCGCGCGGTAAATTTATTGAGAGAAATTTATACCCAGGATAGTACAACCTATAAAACCAACGTATCGGCACAAATGAATTTGGTTGAGGCTAAGCGCAGGCAGGAAGAGCAGCTAAAAGAGAATGAAAGAATTGCCGAACGCCAGGCTTATGACCGGTCGAAGTTTTGGGCTGTAACTGTAGTTGCGGGTTTGTTGCTGGTAGTAATTGGGTTGCTTATAAGCAATGTGAAACGCAAGGCCAAAACCAATGCCCAGCTTACGCTTTTAAATGGTGAAGTATCGCGGCAAAAAGATAACCTTGACCGTATAAATCATCACCTGGAAGAGATTATCGACGAGCGTACCAAAGATCTACAGCTAAAAAACAAAAAGCTTTCGGAACATTCATCTTATCTGTCGCATCAGATCAGGGGACCAATAGCAACACTTCGCGGCTTAATTAACCTCGAAAAAGAAGGCCTGGTTGACCAGGCCGAATGTTTGGATATGATGGATAAGTGTGTATCTGAAATTGATGAAAAGATCATCGAAATGAGCGATATGCTGCATAACCCACCCCGGGTTTAA
- a CDS encoding helix-turn-helix domain-containing protein has translation MSDTVKKKTNKSVGKNIRTLRHQHGWSQEDVANRLGISIPAFSKIETGVTDINLSRLEQIANIFDVNVVHLLALDSEEVDTKPSSLSVAQKKLIDRESEIANLQRKVILLYEELRNKAVVAM, from the coding sequence ATGAGTGATACTGTAAAAAAGAAGACAAACAAATCCGTTGGTAAAAACATCCGGACATTACGCCACCAACATGGATGGAGCCAGGAAGATGTGGCCAACCGTTTGGGCATCTCAATTCCGGCATTTTCAAAAATTGAAACAGGTGTAACCGATATTAACTTATCGCGCCTGGAACAAATCGCTAATATTTTTGATGTGAATGTAGTACACCTGCTTGCCCTCGATAGTGAAGAGGTTGATACGAAACCTTCGAGCTTGAGCGTAGCACAAAAAAAACTAATAGACCGCGAATCGGAAATTGCCAATTTACAACGTAAGGTTATATTACTTTATGAAGAGCTACGTAACAAGGCCGTAGTGGCCATGTAA
- a CDS encoding ATP-dependent helicase: protein MDYLQGLNPEQRAAVEQTEGPVMIIAGAGSGKTRVITYRVAHLIRKGVDSFNILVLTFTNKAAREMRERITHVVGTEAKNIWMGTFHSVFAKILRVEAEKIGYPSNFTIYDTDDSKSVLRAILKEMNLDDKLYNVNFVLNRISASKNNLISWQEYNKNEQIQADDFSSGRGQMGKIYEMYATRCYRAGAMDFDDLLYKTNELLKLHPDVLNKYQHKFKYLMVDEYQDTNFSQYLIVKKLAAVNENLCVVGDDAQSIYAFRGANIQNILNFEKDYPDLKVFKLEQNYRSTQNIVNVANSIIRNNKDQLKKNVFSEKESGDKIKVMRAFSDNEEGKIVAEAIMQDRSSNGLKWSAFAILYRTNAQSRSMEEALRKLGIPYKIYGGLSFYQRKEIKDLIAYFRLTFNPNDEEALKRVINYPKRGIGDTSVDKIIVAADQHGITPWEVIVEPGKYLEGKISGAVANFATMIQSFQVLAKTKSAYESALYVAQHSGLLKDLYEDKSVEGLNRYENIQELLNGIKEFSEREDIEEKGLDIFMQDVALLTNDDKDKNKDADTVSLMTIHSSKGLEFPQVYVVGLEENLFPSQMSLNSRSDLEEERRLFYVAVTRAESKLHISYATSRFKFGTLINCEPSRFLDEIDAKFLELDYTAKPSSASNPFDDERKAWSRDKQPDSFSRPKPAAAAPVKTTSILTKAHVPSANFKPSDTSNLQVGMEVEHERFGFGKVISLEGNKPDIKATIFFKEIGQKQLLLKFAKLYILQ, encoded by the coding sequence TTGGATTATTTACAGGGATTAAACCCCGAACAAAGGGCAGCGGTTGAACAAACTGAAGGACCGGTAATGATTATTGCCGGTGCCGGATCGGGTAAAACACGTGTTATTACCTATCGCGTGGCGCATTTGATACGTAAAGGTGTTGATTCGTTTAATATACTGGTGCTTACCTTTACCAATAAGGCCGCCCGCGAAATGCGCGAGCGTATCACCCATGTGGTGGGTACCGAAGCCAAAAATATCTGGATGGGCACCTTCCACTCGGTGTTTGCCAAAATTTTACGGGTTGAAGCCGAAAAAATTGGCTACCCAAGCAATTTTACCATTTACGATACCGACGATAGCAAAAGCGTTTTAAGGGCCATTTTAAAGGAAATGAACCTCGACGACAAGCTGTACAATGTGAACTTTGTACTCAACCGCATCTCGGCATCAAAAAATAACCTGATCTCGTGGCAGGAGTATAACAAGAACGAACAGATCCAGGCCGATGACTTTTCAAGCGGTCGCGGGCAAATGGGCAAGATCTACGAGATGTATGCCACCCGCTGCTACCGCGCAGGAGCTATGGACTTTGACGACTTGTTGTACAAAACCAACGAGTTATTGAAGCTGCACCCTGATGTGCTTAATAAATACCAACATAAGTTTAAGTACCTGATGGTGGATGAGTATCAGGATACCAACTTTTCGCAGTACCTGATTGTTAAAAAGCTGGCTGCCGTTAACGAAAACTTATGCGTTGTGGGCGATGACGCTCAAAGTATCTACGCTTTCCGTGGCGCTAACATTCAGAATATTTTAAACTTTGAAAAGGATTATCCGGATTTGAAGGTATTTAAGCTGGAGCAAAACTACCGCTCAACTCAAAACATTGTAAATGTAGCCAACAGCATCATCCGCAATAATAAAGATCAGCTTAAAAAGAATGTTTTCTCCGAAAAAGAATCGGGCGATAAGATCAAGGTTATGCGTGCCTTCAGCGATAACGAGGAAGGCAAAATAGTAGCTGAAGCTATTATGCAGGACCGTAGCTCGAACGGGCTTAAATGGTCGGCATTTGCTATACTTTACCGAACCAATGCGCAGTCACGCTCTATGGAGGAGGCTTTGCGTAAGCTGGGCATCCCCTATAAGATATACGGAGGGCTTTCATTTTATCAGCGTAAGGAAATTAAGGACCTGATAGCATATTTCAGGCTCACCTTTAATCCCAATGATGAGGAAGCCTTAAAACGCGTTATTAACTATCCTAAACGCGGCATTGGCGATACTTCGGTTGATAAGATCATTGTAGCAGCCGATCAGCACGGCATAACCCCATGGGAGGTAATAGTTGAACCGGGTAAATATCTTGAAGGTAAAATCTCCGGCGCGGTAGCCAATTTTGCTACCATGATCCAGAGTTTCCAGGTGCTGGCCAAAACCAAATCAGCCTATGAATCGGCCTTATATGTAGCCCAACATTCTGGCTTATTGAAGGATCTTTACGAAGATAAATCGGTGGAAGGCCTTAACCGTTACGAAAATATCCAGGAGCTTTTAAACGGTATTAAAGAGTTTTCGGAACGTGAGGATATTGAGGAAAAAGGCCTTGATATTTTCATGCAGGATGTAGCTTTATTAACTAACGATGACAAGGATAAAAACAAGGATGCTGATACGGTATCCCTCATGACTATCCATTCATCAAAAGGTCTTGAATTTCCGCAGGTTTATGTTGTAGGCTTGGAGGAAAATCTTTTCCCGTCGCAAATGTCGCTTAACTCACGTAGTGATCTGGAAGAGGAGCGCCGCCTGTTTTATGTAGCCGTAACCCGTGCCGAAAGTAAGCTGCACATTAGTTATGCTACTTCGCGTTTCAAGTTCGGAACCTTGATTAATTGCGAGCCAAGCCGCTTTTTAGACGAAATTGACGCTAAATTCCTTGAGCTTGACTACACCGCAAAACCATCATCGGCCAGTAATCCGTTTGACGACGAGCGCAAAGCATGGAGCCGCGACAAACAACCCGACAGCTTTTCACGCCCTAAGCCGGCTGCTGCCGCGCCTGTAAAAACCACTTCTATACTGACAAAGGCTCACGTACCTTCAGCCAATTTCAAACCTTCTGACACCTCTAATTTGCAGGTAGGTATGGAGGTTGAGCACGAACGTTTCGGCTTCGGTAAAGTGATCTCACTGGAGGGTAATAAGCCCGATATTAAGGCTACCATATTCTTTAAGGAGATTGGTCAAAAGCAATTATTACTAAAATTCGCGAAGCTTTACATTCTCCAGTAA
- a CDS encoding two-component system response regulator codes for MAKNILIIEDDAEILRVLETVLTFHDFEVTGLNRTDDIIAAVKNYNPDLVLTDYMLPGLNGGRICQLIKSNEDTRHIPVILISAYHEQAIALVNFGYDAFVPKPFDVNKLVKTINKFLN; via the coding sequence ATGGCGAAAAATATACTCATAATTGAAGATGATGCCGAAATTTTAAGGGTATTGGAAACAGTGCTCACTTTCCATGACTTTGAGGTTACCGGACTTAACCGTACCGATGATATTATTGCAGCCGTAAAAAACTACAACCCCGACCTTGTTTTAACCGACTATATGCTACCAGGCCTCAACGGCGGTCGTATTTGCCAGTTGATTAAAAGTAACGAAGATACCCGTCACATCCCCGTAATCCTGATCTCTGCCTACCATGAACAGGCCATAGCCCTGGTTAACTTTGGTTATGATGCCTTTGTCCCTAAGCCTTTTGATGTAAATAAGCTGGTGAAGACTATTAATAAGTTTTTGAATTAA
- a CDS encoding M1 family metallopeptidase — protein sequence MNCLKLNYLLCAVALMPLTRTASAQNSDTVKYNHQDLFGPITWPVTSGGTRSAAGKPSPAYWQNKADYQIKASLNEGKDTTITGEVKITYTNNSPDKLDYLWLQLDQNLFKPDSRGAAVTPYTGDRFDVRGFSRGGYHIASVDITYKGETYKVEPIITDARMQLRLNTPMDGKGEKIEIKVNYDFAIPFYGADRMGRKKFKQGYVYEIAQWYPRMCVYDDVEGWNTLPYMGLGEFYCEYGDFDYYITAPANKIVVGSGDLQNPEEVLTPTQLKRLEQARNSDKTVTIISASEVGKGATRPFKGTLTWHFKMENSRDIAWGASDAFIWDAARVNFPSGRKGIAQSAYPVESSGNDGWGRSTEYLKNSMEIYSNLYFEYPWNSAVNVSGVALGMEYPGAIFCLSNLKKADLWGDVTHEIGHNWFPMIVGSNERKYMWQDEGFNTFINEYATKAFNNGEYIERSTSAQNVLAGYRNSKDPLMTAPEAIGLNDYGQYYTKTALGLDILRNVVIGPERFDYAFREYVKNWAFKHPLPYDLFRAMNDATGEDLNWFWKSWFFTTWKLDQAISSVTYIKGNPANGAMITLTNNEKVAMPVDLKIVQANGKTEILHLPVNIWQRDGVWKFKYPSTSAIKSMEIDPDHQLPDVDLKNNVYRGE from the coding sequence ATGAACTGTTTAAAACTGAATTATTTATTATGCGCTGTAGCGCTAATGCCGTTAACGCGAACGGCATCGGCACAAAACTCCGACACTGTTAAATATAACCATCAGGACCTTTTTGGCCCTATTACCTGGCCGGTTACCAGCGGTGGCACACGCTCTGCTGCCGGCAAACCTTCGCCGGCTTACTGGCAAAATAAAGCTGATTACCAGATTAAAGCTTCGCTTAACGAAGGTAAAGACACCACCATTACCGGCGAAGTTAAAATCACCTATACTAATAACAGTCCCGATAAACTTGATTACCTGTGGCTGCAGTTAGATCAAAATCTTTTTAAACCGGATTCGCGCGGAGCGGCGGTTACGCCATATACCGGCGACAGGTTTGATGTTCGCGGTTTTAGCAGAGGTGGCTACCATATTGCTTCTGTTGATATTACTTATAAAGGCGAAACTTATAAAGTTGAGCCGATTATTACCGATGCCCGCATGCAACTACGCCTGAATACCCCAATGGATGGTAAAGGCGAAAAAATAGAAATCAAGGTAAATTATGATTTTGCTATCCCTTTTTATGGTGCCGACCGTATGGGCCGCAAAAAATTTAAACAGGGCTATGTTTATGAAATTGCCCAATGGTACCCACGCATGTGCGTTTATGATGATGTGGAAGGATGGAACACGCTGCCTTATATGGGCTTAGGCGAGTTTTATTGTGAATACGGCGATTTTGATTACTACATCACCGCCCCTGCAAATAAAATTGTAGTTGGCTCAGGCGATCTGCAAAACCCTGAAGAAGTACTTACACCTACCCAATTAAAAAGGTTGGAGCAAGCCCGCAACAGCGATAAAACTGTAACTATCATCAGCGCATCCGAAGTTGGCAAAGGCGCAACACGTCCGTTTAAGGGCACCCTTACCTGGCACTTTAAAATGGAAAATAGTCGTGATATTGCCTGGGGCGCTTCAGATGCGTTTATCTGGGATGCCGCAAGGGTTAACTTCCCTTCAGGACGTAAAGGCATTGCACAGTCTGCTTACCCGGTTGAGAGTTCGGGTAATGATGGTTGGGGCCGTTCAACCGAGTACCTGAAAAACAGCATGGAGATTTATTCAAACCTATACTTTGAATATCCATGGAATTCGGCAGTGAACGTATCAGGCGTGGCTTTGGGTATGGAGTATCCGGGTGCTATCTTCTGCCTGAGCAACCTTAAAAAAGCCGACCTTTGGGGCGACGTTACTCATGAAATTGGCCATAACTGGTTCCCGATGATAGTTGGCTCAAACGAGCGCAAATACATGTGGCAAGATGAAGGTTTTAACACGTTCATTAACGAGTATGCCACCAAAGCTTTCAACAACGGCGAGTATATTGAAAGAAGCACTTCGGCACAAAATGTACTGGCTGGTTACCGCAACAGCAAAGACCCGCTAATGACCGCTCCTGAGGCTATTGGTCTAAATGATTACGGTCAGTATTATACTAAAACCGCTTTAGGTTTAGATATCTTAAGAAATGTAGTGATTGGCCCCGAACGTTTTGACTACGCTTTCCGCGAGTATGTAAAAAACTGGGCATTTAAACACCCGCTGCCTTATGACCTGTTCAGGGCGATGAATGATGCCACCGGCGAAGATTTGAACTGGTTTTGGAAATCATGGTTCTTTACCACCTGGAAGCTTGACCAGGCTATTAGTTCGGTAACATACATTAAGGGCAACCCGGCCAATGGCGCGATGATCACCCTGACTAATAACGAAAAAGTGGCCATGCCTGTTGATCTTAAAATTGTTCAGGCTAACGGCAAAACGGAAATCCTTCATTTGCCGGTAAATATTTGGCAGCGTGATGGTGTGTGGAAATTTAAATATCCATCAACATCGGCCATTAAAAGCATGGAGATTGACCCGGATCACCAACTACCCGATGTTGACCTGAAAAACAACGTTTACAGGGGAGAATGA
- a CDS encoding thioredoxin domain-containing protein, translating to MNRLANSTSPYLLQHANNPVNWYPWGKEALDKAKAENKLILVSIGYSACHWCHVMEHESFEDEAVAAVMNEYFVCIKVDREERPDVDQIYMSAVQLMSGRGGWPLNCICLPDQRPIYGGTYFRKNDWTSLLFNLADFYKQKPEEAEDYAVRLTEGIQKYESIEFVVAQADHTKDDLQTIVTNWKRYFDKREGGSGNAPKFPMPNNWQALMRYAYLMKDEEVAEQVKLTLHKMAFGGIYDHVGGGFARYSVDGLWHVPHFEKMLYDNAQLISLYAEAYTWQPDELYKQIVDEIITFSTRELISPEYGFYSALDADSEGKEGKFYIFTKGEIAEILGDDTELFCIYYNITEEGNWEEEESNVLFRKDSDEALAEKLGLAVDELLVKINASKQKVFEARAQRVRPGLDNKILASWNGLMLKGLADAYRAFDKPAYLELALNNAGFVLDQLLGQNGRLSRVYSATSSQDSPVAFLDDYANIIDGLIALYEVTFNEHWLLEARKLANTALLHYYDETKGIFFFTADDDEQLIARKSEIMDGVIPASNSVMARVLKKLGLLFDNEEYTEVSAQLLRNVMPQLSKYGSAYSNWVMLLLDEVFGVNEIAITGSNAEAFRKEMENNYIPNKIMLGGNTGSLPLLQDKFGTSTQIFICKDKTCGLPAHNPADALNEVEARFYN from the coding sequence ATGAACCGTTTGGCCAATTCCACATCGCCTTATTTATTGCAGCATGCTAACAACCCGGTTAATTGGTACCCCTGGGGCAAGGAAGCCCTTGACAAGGCCAAAGCCGAAAATAAGCTCATCCTGGTGAGTATTGGATACTCGGCCTGCCACTGGTGCCATGTTATGGAGCATGAGAGTTTTGAAGATGAAGCCGTGGCGGCCGTAATGAACGAGTATTTTGTTTGTATTAAGGTAGATAGGGAAGAGCGCCCCGATGTAGACCAGATTTATATGAGTGCCGTTCAACTGATGAGTGGCCGTGGGGGCTGGCCGTTAAACTGTATCTGCCTGCCCGATCAGCGGCCAATTTATGGTGGTACGTATTTCCGTAAAAACGACTGGACATCGCTGCTCTTTAACCTTGCCGATTTTTATAAGCAAAAGCCTGAAGAAGCCGAAGATTACGCTGTGCGCCTCACCGAGGGAATCCAAAAATATGAGTCGATAGAGTTTGTAGTAGCACAGGCCGATCATACCAAAGATGATTTGCAAACCATAGTCACTAACTGGAAACGTTATTTTGATAAGCGGGAGGGAGGCAGTGGTAATGCGCCCAAATTCCCGATGCCTAATAACTGGCAGGCTTTGATGCGTTATGCTTATTTAATGAAAGATGAGGAAGTTGCCGAACAGGTAAAGCTAACACTGCATAAAATGGCTTTCGGCGGTATTTATGATCATGTTGGCGGTGGCTTCGCACGTTACTCTGTCGACGGGCTTTGGCATGTACCGCATTTTGAAAAAATGCTGTATGATAACGCTCAGCTGATTAGTCTGTACGCAGAGGCCTATACCTGGCAGCCCGATGAATTATACAAACAGATAGTTGACGAGATCATCACGTTCAGTACCCGCGAACTGATATCGCCTGAATATGGTTTCTATTCGGCCCTTGACGCTGATAGCGAAGGCAAGGAGGGTAAGTTTTACATCTTTACTAAAGGTGAAATAGCAGAAATTTTAGGTGATGACACGGAACTGTTCTGTATCTACTACAATATTACCGAAGAAGGTAATTGGGAAGAGGAGGAATCAAATGTATTATTCCGTAAGGATAGCGATGAGGCGTTGGCTGAAAAATTAGGACTTGCTGTTGATGAGCTGCTTGTCAAAATAAACGCCTCAAAACAAAAAGTATTTGAAGCGCGTGCCCAGCGTGTAAGACCGGGCCTGGATAACAAGATCCTGGCATCGTGGAATGGCTTAATGCTTAAAGGACTTGCCGATGCGTACCGCGCTTTTGATAAACCGGCATATCTCGAACTCGCGCTGAATAACGCCGGGTTTGTGTTAGATCAACTGCTTGGCCAAAATGGCAGGCTATCACGGGTTTACAGTGCCACATCGTCGCAGGATAGTCCGGTTGCGTTTTTGGATGATTATGCTAATATTATTGACGGTTTGATAGCATTATACGAAGTGACCTTTAATGAGCATTGGCTGCTTGAAGCGCGTAAACTGGCTAATACGGCCCTGTTGCATTATTATGATGAAACCAAAGGCATATTCTTTTTTACAGCCGATGACGATGAGCAGCTGATTGCCCGCAAATCGGAGATCATGGATGGCGTAATTCCGGCATCCAATTCGGTTATGGCAAGGGTGCTTAAAAAGTTAGGCTTGCTTTTTGATAACGAAGAGTACACTGAGGTTTCGGCGCAGTTGCTGCGCAATGTTATGCCGCAACTATCTAAATATGGCTCTGCCTACTCAAACTGGGTAATGCTGCTGCTTGATGAGGTATTTGGCGTAAATGAAATTGCGATAACCGGCAGTAATGCCGAGGCTTTCAGAAAGGAAATGGAAAATAATTACATCCCCAATAAAATTATGTTGGGTGGTAATACAGGAAGTTTACCTTTGTTGCAGGATAAGTTTGGTACATCAACACAAATTTTCATTTGTAAAGATAAAACCTGCGGATTACCTGCTCATAACCCGGCCGACGCCCTTAATGAAGTTGAAGCCAGATTTTACAACTAA
- a CDS encoding peptidylprolyl isomerase, translated as MKIAPQHVVSLTYDLYVDRENTGTETLVESTTQEQPLTFLFGAGQMLPKFEEHLSTLSTGDSYEFRLSPEDAYGVYDEEAVANLPKEMFQGTEIPEIGSILPLQDNQGHRFQAMVVSIAEDAVIVDLNHPMAGQELHFKGDILNVRPATPEELSHGHAHGPDGHHDH; from the coding sequence ATGAAGATTGCACCACAGCACGTAGTATCATTAACCTACGATTTGTACGTAGACCGCGAAAACACAGGTACCGAAACTTTGGTAGAAAGTACCACTCAGGAACAACCCTTAACCTTTTTATTTGGTGCAGGCCAGATGCTGCCTAAGTTTGAAGAACACCTGAGCACACTTTCAACTGGCGACAGCTATGAGTTTCGCTTATCTCCGGAAGATGCTTACGGCGTATATGATGAAGAAGCAGTAGCAAACCTGCCTAAAGAAATGTTTCAGGGTACCGAAATTCCTGAAATTGGTAGCATTTTGCCTTTACAGGATAACCAAGGCCACCGTTTCCAGGCTATGGTAGTTTCAATTGCCGAAGATGCCGTTATTGTTGACCTTAACCACCCAATGGCTGGCCAGGAACTGCACTTTAAAGGCGATATCCTTAACGTACGCCCGGCAACGCCTGAAGAACTATCTCATGGCCACGCACACGGCCCGGATGGTCATCACGATCACTAA